One Rossellomorea aquimaris DNA window includes the following coding sequences:
- a CDS encoding flagellin, translating to MRINHNIAALNTYRQLNSASTNQSKSMEKLSSGMRINRAGDDAAGLAISEKMRGQIRGLDQASANSQDAISLIQTAEGALNETHSILQRQRELATQAANDTNTAEDRKNIQDEMDQLGKEIDRIAETTQFNTKNLLDGSMDKTTTAVANTSTNTNLGASGAVATALTALTDKDGNSLGITATDTIEVSYVKDGATVTNTFAVGAGTLGDLTNSDGVGGTADANLASMADTTGGVEFDAATSGETGAIHGFTVTVKDASGNVKAGATNALSSFSETTQATDVHSDGSSTFQIGANTGQNINLAIKDMGSSALGVKDIKVGNQGQANVAIKVIDEAIAKVSSERSNLGATQNRLEHTINNLNTSSENLTAAESRIRDVDYALAA from the coding sequence ATGAGAATTAATCATAATATTGCAGCTTTGAATACTTATCGTCAGTTGAATAGCGCATCAACTAATCAATCAAAATCTATGGAGAAATTGTCTTCAGGTATGCGTATTAACCGCGCTGGAGATGATGCTGCAGGTCTTGCTATTTCTGAGAAAATGCGTGGGCAAATTCGTGGGTTAGATCAAGCTTCAGCAAATTCTCAAGATGCAATTTCTTTAATTCAAACAGCTGAAGGTGCACTAAACGAAACTCACTCAATTCTTCAACGTCAACGTGAATTAGCAACTCAAGCTGCTAATGATACTAACACAGCAGAAGATCGTAAGAATATTCAAGATGAAATGGATCAATTAGGCAAAGAAATTGATCGTATTGCAGAAACAACTCAATTCAACACAAAGAACCTATTGGATGGTTCAATGGATAAAACCACTACAGCAGTAGCTAATACTTCTACTAATACTAATCTGGGGGCATCAGGTGCCGTTGCTACTGCATTAACAGCTCTTACTGATAAAGATGGTAATAGTTTAGGTATCACTGCTACTGATACAATTGAAGTTTCTTATGTGAAAGACGGTGCAACAGTTACAAATACTTTTGCAGTAGGTGCTGGTACACTTGGTGATTTAACTAATAGTGATGGTGTTGGTGGAACAGCAGATGCTAACTTAGCTTCTATGGCTGATACTACAGGTGGGGTAGAGTTTGATGCAGCCACTTCAGGAGAAACTGGAGCTATTCATGGTTTCACAGTAACTGTTAAAGATGCATCTGGAAATGTAAAAGCTGGTGCAACAAATGCACTCTCTAGTTTCTCTGAAACTACTCAAGCTACTGATGTTCATTCCGATGGTTCTTCAACATTCCAAATCGGTGCAAACACTGGTCAAAACATTAACTTGGCGATCAAAGACATGGGATCATCAGCTTTAGGAGTGAAAGACATTAAAGTTGGTAACCAAGGTCAAGCTAACGTAGCAATTAAAGTTATTGATGAAGCAATTGCAAAAGTTTCTTCAGAACGTTCAAATCTTGGTGCTACTCAAAACCGTTTAGAACACACAATCAACAACCTAAACACATCTTCCGAAAACCTAACTGCTGCGGAATCTCGTATCCGTGACGTAGATTATGCTTTAGCTGCCTAA
- the fliW gene encoding flagellar assembly protein FliW, translating into MKIDTKYHGEIEVKSEEVLTFEHGIPGFGEEKQFVLLPLPENEWFHILQSVTTPQLGFVVTDPFVFFKDYDFELDQASVELLEHPGEKEVQVLSILTVRETLPESTANLQAPIIINLANRKGKQVILTNTDYQTKHLIFAQHAGKKG; encoded by the coding sequence ATGAAAATTGATACGAAATATCATGGAGAAATAGAAGTGAAGTCAGAAGAAGTTTTGACATTTGAACACGGGATCCCCGGGTTTGGAGAAGAGAAACAGTTTGTACTTTTGCCACTTCCGGAAAATGAGTGGTTTCATATATTGCAATCAGTGACGACACCTCAGCTTGGATTTGTGGTGACTGATCCGTTTGTGTTCTTTAAGGACTATGATTTTGAGTTGGATCAGGCGAGTGTGGAGTTACTGGAACACCCTGGGGAAAAAGAAGTACAGGTTCTGTCTATTCTAACTGTTCGAGAAACACTTCCTGAATCGACTGCAAATCTACAGGCTCCGATTATTATCAATCTAGCAAATCGTAAAGGAAAGCAAGTCATCTTAACCAACACGGATTACCAAACCAAGCACCTGATCTTTGCCCAACATGCAGGAAAGAAGGGGTGA
- the csrA gene encoding carbon storage regulator CsrA gives MLVLTRKTGESIQIRDDIELTVISVKGDQVKLGINAPKNVDIHRKEVYLSIQEENSEASKGIDNLFNLLPKND, from the coding sequence ATGTTAGTATTGACAAGGAAAACGGGAGAAAGCATTCAGATTAGGGATGACATTGAGCTTACGGTCATTTCTGTAAAAGGTGATCAAGTGAAACTGGGGATCAACGCCCCAAAGAACGTGGATATTCATCGGAAAGAAGTTTACCTCTCTATCCAGGAAGAAAACTCTGAAGCTTCAAAAGGAATCGACAATCTGTTTAATCTTTTGCCAAAAAATGATTAA